In Halorubrum sp. PV6, a single window of DNA contains:
- a CDS encoding pirin family protein → MTPDERAAGGVEPRSGEAVRHGTGVNSDRAFPTNAYPDNLDPFVLFERFYIDPDRGFPMHPHKGFEIVSYMIEGGMDHADSLGVEHTAREGEAMRITTGSGIRHSEFPADGTACNGLQLWVNLPREEKEADPDYVDASADELPTADLDGATLTTVVGEGSPIELHTPMEYLDVRVADAWTWSVPDGWSGFLYGVEGSGAVSGADAGGDANATREFGAGDVLPNADARDVTVESDGGQFQFVAVSGRPHGEPIRQQGPFVL, encoded by the coding sequence ATGACACCAGACGAGCGCGCCGCGGGCGGCGTCGAGCCGCGCTCCGGCGAGGCGGTCCGGCACGGAACGGGCGTGAACTCCGACCGAGCGTTCCCGACGAACGCCTACCCCGACAACCTCGACCCGTTCGTGCTGTTCGAGCGGTTCTACATCGACCCGGATCGGGGGTTCCCGATGCACCCCCACAAGGGGTTCGAGATCGTCTCGTACATGATCGAGGGGGGTATGGACCACGCGGACTCGCTCGGGGTCGAACACACGGCCCGCGAGGGCGAGGCGATGCGGATCACGACCGGAAGCGGGATCCGACACTCCGAGTTCCCCGCCGACGGGACGGCGTGCAACGGACTCCAACTCTGGGTGAACCTACCCCGCGAGGAGAAGGAGGCGGACCCGGATTACGTCGACGCGAGCGCCGACGAACTCCCCACGGCCGACCTCGACGGGGCGACCCTCACGACCGTCGTCGGCGAAGGGTCGCCGATCGAACTGCACACGCCGATGGAGTACCTCGACGTCCGGGTCGCCGACGCGTGGACGTGGTCGGTCCCCGACGGGTGGTCCGGGTTCCTCTACGGCGTCGAGGGGAGCGGCGCAGTGAGCGGCGCCGACGCCGGTGGTGACGCGAACGCGACCCGCGAGTTCGGCGCGGGCGACGTACTTCCGAACGCGGACGCGCGAGACGTGACGGTCGAGAGCGACGGGGGGCAGTTCCAGTTCGTCGCCGTCTCCGGGCGGCCACACGGGGAGCCGATCCGACAGCAGGGACCGTTCGTGCTGTAG
- a CDS encoding AAA family ATPase — protein MEGPLWTDAHAPTLAEIRQDEARERLERAVDEPMNIVVQGPSGVGKTAATRALTRAAHADPESDLIEINVADFFGRTKKEIRTDPRFEGFLQGRSRMAKRDMINRVLKESASYAPMSGEYKTVLLDNAESIREDFQQALRRVMEQHHRTTQFVIATRQPSKLIAPIRSRCFPVRVRAPTTDETIDVLETICEREGVDYDADGLEFVASAAAGDLRAAILSAQATAVEGDEITMSTAYETLGEVGDDDAIRSVLVDARAGDFADARGTLDDLLDEGGYDGEELLREILRVARSGSEYGGDDLARLHVLAGEASLDLVDGLDDRTHLVHLLASWAAGRTDLRPPLREAGA, from the coding sequence ATGGAGGGACCACTGTGGACCGACGCGCACGCGCCGACGCTCGCCGAGATTCGGCAAGACGAGGCGCGCGAGCGGTTAGAGCGCGCGGTCGACGAGCCGATGAACATCGTCGTCCAGGGCCCGTCCGGCGTCGGGAAGACGGCGGCGACGCGGGCGCTCACGCGGGCCGCCCACGCGGATCCCGAGAGCGACCTGATCGAGATCAACGTCGCCGACTTCTTCGGACGAACGAAAAAAGAGATCCGGACGGACCCCCGCTTCGAGGGCTTTCTCCAGGGCCGCAGTCGCATGGCCAAACGCGACATGATAAATCGCGTTTTAAAAGAGTCTGCGTCGTACGCGCCGATGTCGGGCGAGTACAAGACGGTGCTCTTGGACAACGCCGAGTCGATCCGCGAGGACTTCCAGCAGGCGCTCCGCCGCGTGATGGAACAGCACCACCGGACCACGCAGTTCGTGATCGCCACCCGGCAGCCCTCGAAGCTCATCGCGCCGATCCGGTCCCGGTGTTTTCCGGTTCGCGTCCGCGCGCCGACCACCGACGAGACGATCGACGTCCTCGAAACGATCTGCGAGCGCGAGGGCGTCGACTACGACGCCGACGGACTGGAGTTCGTCGCCAGCGCCGCCGCGGGCGACCTCCGAGCCGCGATCCTCTCGGCGCAGGCCACCGCCGTCGAGGGCGACGAGATAACGATGTCGACCGCCTACGAGACCCTCGGCGAGGTCGGCGACGACGACGCGATCCGCTCGGTGCTCGTCGACGCGCGTGCGGGCGACTTCGCCGACGCGCGGGGGACCCTCGACGACCTGCTCGACGAGGGGGGGTACGACGGCGAGGAGCTGCTCCGTGAGATCCTCCGGGTCGCTCGCTCGGGCTCCGAGTACGGGGGTGACGACCTCGCACGGCTCCACGTCCTCGCCGGCGAGGCCAGCCTCGACCTCGTCGACGGCCTCGACGACCGAACCCATCTGGTCCACCTGCTCGCGTCGTGGGCCGCGGGCCGCACCGATCTCCGACCGCCGCTCCGCGAGGCGGGGGCGTAA
- a CDS encoding ABC transporter substrate-binding protein produces the protein MLHGWTGGDGAAAADALEEAFNEAYPDTGLEMNPIGGGGNANLDAVVANRLQSNDAPGSFANWPGPNLERYEGALGTVDDVWEENGFEDVMVQEAVDLHKQGGSYRAVPLGSHRLNCLFYNVSVVEDAGIDVDSLDSPSALIGAFETVASETDAVPMTHAMSGTWTTTQLWAAVMLGVNGYQPYMDFLAGDGDESAVRSAFETTAEMLENHISDDAASLNLTQSNQKIINGDAAFIHQGNWAAGAFRNAEDFNYEDDWGFKTFPGTEGMYTLHFDSFLYPSNNPTPEASKTWLEFVGSAEAQIAFNQFKGSIPTRTDVSMDEFGPYLQETAEDFANAEYRPPNLQHGLGATSQTMTALNEVISSEFTGPYNVGAATQGFLDAMSN, from the coding sequence GTGCTCCACGGATGGACCGGTGGCGACGGCGCCGCCGCGGCCGACGCGCTAGAGGAGGCGTTCAACGAGGCGTACCCGGACACCGGCCTCGAAATGAATCCGATCGGCGGCGGCGGGAACGCGAACCTCGACGCGGTCGTCGCGAACCGGCTGCAGAGCAACGACGCGCCCGGTTCGTTCGCCAACTGGCCGGGCCCGAACCTCGAACGGTACGAGGGGGCCCTCGGGACGGTCGACGACGTCTGGGAGGAGAACGGCTTCGAGGACGTGATGGTCCAGGAGGCCGTCGACCTCCACAAGCAGGGCGGGAGCTATCGCGCCGTGCCGCTCGGCTCGCACCGCCTGAACTGCCTCTTTTATAACGTCTCCGTCGTCGAGGACGCCGGCATCGACGTGGACTCGCTGGACAGTCCCTCCGCGCTCATCGGCGCCTTCGAGACCGTCGCGAGCGAGACCGACGCCGTGCCGATGACGCACGCGATGTCCGGCACTTGGACGACCACCCAGCTGTGGGCCGCCGTGATGCTCGGCGTGAACGGCTACCAGCCGTACATGGACTTCCTCGCGGGCGACGGCGACGAGAGCGCGGTCCGGTCGGCCTTCGAGACGACGGCCGAGATGCTGGAAAACCACATCAGCGACGACGCCGCCTCGCTGAACCTCACGCAGTCGAACCAGAAGATCATCAACGGCGACGCCGCCTTCATCCACCAAGGCAACTGGGCGGCCGGTGCCTTCCGGAACGCCGAGGACTTCAACTACGAGGACGACTGGGGCTTCAAGACGTTCCCCGGCACCGAGGGGATGTACACCCTCCACTTCGACTCGTTCCTCTACCCCAGCAACAACCCGACGCCGGAGGCGTCGAAGACCTGGTTAGAGTTCGTCGGCAGCGCAGAGGCACAGATCGCGTTCAACCAGTTCAAGGGGTCGATCCCGACCCGGACCGACGTGAGCATGGACGAGTTCGGTCCGTACCTGCAGGAGACGGCAGAGGACTTCGCGAACGCGGAGTACCGCCCGCCGAACCTCCAGCACGGACTCGGCGCCACCTCACAGACGATGACGGCGCTCAACGAAGTCATCTCGTCGGAGTTCACCGGACCCTACAACGTCGGCGCGGCGACGCAGGGGTTCCTGGACGCGATGTCGAACTGA
- the sod gene encoding superoxide dismutase — protein sequence MSYELDPLPYEYDALEPHISEQVLEWHHDTHHQGYVNGWNAAEETLEANREEHDFSSSSGAIRNVTHNSSGHILHDLFWQNMSPEGGDEPSGDLADRIEEDFGSYEAWKGEFEAAASAASGWALLVYDTFSNQLRNVVVDKHDQGAIWGGHPILALDVWEHSYYHDYGPARGEFVDNFFEVVDWNEPATRYEQAVERFE from the coding sequence ATGAGTTACGAACTCGATCCGCTCCCGTACGAGTACGACGCGCTGGAACCGCATATCTCCGAGCAGGTGCTCGAATGGCACCACGACACCCATCATCAGGGGTACGTAAACGGCTGGAACGCGGCCGAGGAGACGCTCGAAGCGAACCGCGAGGAACACGACTTCTCCTCGTCGAGCGGTGCGATCCGGAACGTGACCCACAACTCGTCGGGGCACATCCTCCACGACCTGTTCTGGCAGAACATGAGCCCGGAGGGCGGCGACGAACCCTCCGGTGACCTCGCCGACCGAATCGAGGAGGACTTCGGCTCCTACGAGGCGTGGAAAGGCGAGTTCGAAGCGGCGGCCTCCGCGGCGAGCGGCTGGGCGCTGCTCGTGTACGACACGTTCTCGAACCAACTGCGCAACGTCGTGGTCGACAAACACGACCAGGGCGCGATCTGGGGCGGCCACCCGATCCTCGCGCTGGACGTGTGGGAACACTCCTACTACCACGACTACGGCCCGGCCCGCGGCGAGTTCGTCGACAACTTCTTCGAAGTCGTCGACTGGAACGAGCCCGCGACCCGCTACGAACAGGCCGTCGAACGCTTCGAGTAG
- a CDS encoding helix-turn-helix domain-containing protein — protein MSQFDRTAGAEAESEADAGAETEAEPETNGDLTAALRTESQVLPAEVFATLGNDTRVDILRALLELGADEAPVSFTDLFERVDIGDSANFNYHLRQLTGHFVKRSDDGYEFRYPGRKVVSAIFTGTLTERTQVGFFPVEGACYDCDGDLHGWYVDDTLTVGCADCGTIQVSYPFPSGGLDDRTTDELLQAFHHYVRHHYCLAADGVCPECTGAVETTLVRDPDEEDLDVAVEHVCGRCNYRLRSTVGVTLLDHAETLLFFSERGVDLNTEPFWGFDWCVSDERTAVVSEDPLRVRLSLPRDGDELRVVVDESVDVIETTLVE, from the coding sequence GTGAGTCAGTTCGATCGGACCGCCGGCGCGGAGGCGGAGAGCGAGGCCGACGCGGGAGCGGAGACCGAGGCAGAACCCGAAACCAACGGTGACCTGACGGCCGCTCTCCGAACGGAGTCGCAGGTGTTGCCGGCGGAGGTGTTCGCCACCCTCGGCAACGACACCCGTGTCGACATCCTTCGGGCCCTCCTCGAACTCGGCGCCGACGAGGCCCCGGTGAGTTTCACCGACCTCTTCGAACGGGTCGACATCGGCGACAGCGCCAACTTCAACTACCACCTCCGGCAGCTCACCGGCCACTTCGTCAAGCGGAGCGACGACGGCTACGAGTTCCGGTACCCCGGCCGGAAGGTCGTCAGCGCCATCTTCACCGGGACGCTCACCGAGCGCACGCAGGTCGGGTTCTTCCCGGTCGAGGGCGCGTGTTACGACTGCGACGGCGACCTCCACGGCTGGTACGTCGACGACACCCTCACCGTGGGGTGTGCCGACTGCGGCACGATCCAGGTGAGCTACCCCTTCCCCTCCGGTGGGCTGGACGACCGCACGACCGACGAACTGCTGCAGGCGTTCCACCACTACGTCCGCCACCACTACTGTCTGGCCGCCGACGGGGTCTGTCCCGAGTGTACCGGCGCGGTCGAGACGACGCTCGTCCGCGACCCCGACGAGGAGGACCTCGACGTCGCCGTCGAACACGTCTGCGGGCGGTGTAACTACCGGCTGCGGTCGACGGTGGGCGTCACGCTGCTCGACCACGCGGAGACGCTGCTGTTCTTCTCCGAGCGCGGCGTTGACCTGAACACCGAGCCGTTCTGGGGGTTCGACTGGTGTGTGAGCGACGAGCGGACCGCGGTCGTCTCCGAGGACCCGCTTCGGGTTCGGCTCTCGCTTCCCCGCGACGGCGACGAACTCCGCGTGGTCGTCGACGAGTCGGTGGACGTGATCGAGACGACGCTGGTGGAGTAA
- a CDS encoding haloacid dehalogenase type II, with amino-acid sequence MPLDPDRVRTVTFDSYSTLVDVEAAEAALADRVADPGPVSRLWRSRSLAYTFVANAVDAYQPFYEMNRDALTYALAAHDVDLSAAERDEILAVYHELEVFDDVRSGVERLRDGGYEPYVLSNGNPEMLDSMVEHAGIGDLVADTISADEVETFKPAAALYRHGAARTGTPIDEVVHVTAGWFDVLGASNAGMQAVRVDRKGTPWEPFAGEPDRTVASIHELADALGV; translated from the coding sequence ATGCCACTCGATCCGGACCGCGTTCGGACCGTGACGTTCGACTCGTACAGCACGCTCGTCGACGTGGAGGCGGCCGAGGCGGCGCTCGCCGACCGCGTCGCCGACCCCGGACCGGTGTCGCGGCTCTGGCGGTCGCGGTCGCTGGCCTACACGTTCGTCGCGAACGCGGTCGACGCCTACCAGCCCTTCTACGAGATGAACCGCGACGCGCTGACGTACGCGTTGGCGGCTCACGACGTCGACCTGTCGGCCGCCGAGCGCGACGAGATCCTCGCGGTGTACCACGAACTGGAGGTGTTCGACGACGTGCGGTCGGGGGTCGAGCGCCTGCGCGACGGGGGGTACGAGCCGTACGTGCTCTCGAACGGGAACCCCGAGATGCTCGACTCGATGGTCGAACACGCGGGGATCGGAGACCTCGTCGCCGACACGATAAGCGCCGACGAGGTGGAGACGTTCAAGCCGGCGGCGGCGCTGTACCGCCACGGCGCCGCCAGAACCGGGACGCCGATCGACGAGGTCGTCCACGTCACCGCGGGGTGGTTCGACGTGCTGGGCGCGTCGAACGCGGGGATGCAGGCGGTGCGCGTCGACAGAAAGGGAACGCCGTGGGAGCCGTTCGCGGGGGAGCCGGACCGCACGGTCGCGTCGATCCACGAGCTGGCCGACGCGCTCGGTGTCTGA
- a CDS encoding protein sorting system archaetidylserine decarboxylase: MARNPPLAAVLPFDVVDDAWRLALVPALAAGATLPLLPPVGIGLLALAFGVLWFHRDPDRSTPDAEGTVVAPADGTVSVVREEGERLRVGIFMNVTDVHVNRAPLAGTVREVRHRPGANRPAFDKESDRNEQVVIDFGAYELLVIAGWFARRIHPSVEPGDTVDRGDRVGHVSFGSRADVVLPADVDADDLLVSEGDSTRAGETIIAERD, from the coding sequence ATGGCTCGAAACCCACCGCTCGCGGCGGTCCTCCCGTTCGACGTCGTCGACGACGCGTGGCGGCTGGCGCTCGTGCCCGCACTCGCCGCCGGCGCGACGCTACCCCTCCTCCCGCCGGTCGGGATCGGCCTGCTGGCGCTCGCGTTCGGCGTGCTCTGGTTCCACCGCGACCCCGACCGCTCCACGCCAGACGCCGAGGGAACCGTCGTCGCGCCCGCGGACGGGACCGTGAGCGTCGTGCGCGAGGAGGGCGAGCGGCTTCGCGTCGGGATATTCATGAACGTCACCGACGTGCACGTGAACCGCGCGCCCCTCGCGGGCACCGTCCGCGAGGTTCGACACCGGCCCGGCGCGAACCGCCCCGCGTTCGACAAGGAGTCCGACCGGAACGAACAGGTCGTGATCGACTTCGGGGCGTACGAGCTGCTGGTCATCGCCGGCTGGTTCGCCCGGCGGATTCACCCCTCGGTCGAACCCGGCGACACCGTCGACCGCGGCGACCGCGTCGGCCACGTGTCGTTCGGGTCGCGGGCGGACGTCGTCCTCCCCGCGGACGTCGACGCGGACGACCTCCTCGTGAGCGAGGGCGACTCGACGCGCGCCGGCGAGACGATCATCGCCGAGCGCGACTGA
- a CDS encoding carbohydrate ABC transporter permease — translation MSDDALRTDGGTAAVSRARRTLGEMTAGEASLYGVLTLAAAFYLVPIESGLVTSFKTGTAIIETAPFAPPGGSGFTLEKWQTAIDALLRGMGNSLLYAVPATIISALVGSITAYGLTIPNWKPSYKALVLAIIIAGIFIPYQAVLVPLTQFWSQWVQLGEILSFVWALGIPDDYVGIVELVITHVAYGIPICTLLFRTYYKTMSDEMMESARLDGASLRRVYRRIVLPLSGPMFAVVLIYQFTQIWNDLLFTLVLVSTESSAAAPVVLILAGLGTSMEGQDFALRMAGAFFAALPTLAVYILFGDEFAEGVAA, via the coding sequence ATGAGCGACGACGCACTTCGAACTGACGGCGGGACAGCGGCGGTGAGCAGAGCGCGCCGGACGCTCGGCGAGATGACGGCCGGAGAAGCCTCGCTGTACGGCGTGTTGACGCTTGCGGCGGCGTTCTACCTCGTTCCCATCGAGTCCGGACTTGTCACCTCGTTTAAGACCGGGACGGCGATAATCGAGACGGCCCCGTTCGCGCCGCCGGGCGGGTCCGGCTTCACGCTCGAAAAGTGGCAGACCGCGATCGACGCCCTGCTGCGCGGGATGGGGAACAGCCTCTTGTACGCCGTTCCGGCCACGATCATCTCGGCGCTCGTCGGGAGCATCACGGCGTACGGACTGACGATTCCGAACTGGAAGCCGTCGTACAAGGCGTTGGTCCTCGCGATCATCATCGCGGGGATCTTCATCCCGTACCAGGCGGTGTTGGTTCCGCTGACGCAGTTCTGGTCGCAGTGGGTCCAACTCGGAGAGATACTGTCGTTCGTCTGGGCGCTCGGCATCCCCGACGACTATGTCGGGATAGTCGAGCTCGTGATCACCCACGTCGCGTACGGGATCCCGATCTGTACGCTCCTGTTCCGGACGTACTACAAGACGATGAGCGACGAGATGATGGAGTCGGCCCGCCTCGACGGCGCGTCGCTCCGCCGCGTCTACCGGCGGATCGTCTTGCCGCTCTCGGGTCCGATGTTCGCCGTGGTGCTCATCTACCAGTTCACCCAGATCTGGAACGACCTGCTGTTCACGCTGGTTCTCGTCTCGACGGAGTCGAGCGCCGCGGCTCCGGTCGTGTTGATCCTCGCGGGACTCGGGACCTCGATGGAGGGCCAAGACTTCGCGCTCCGGATGGCCGGGGCGTTCTTCGCGGCGCTCCCGACGCTCGCGGTGTACATTCTCTTCGGCGACGAGTTCGCCGAGGGGGTGGCGGCGTGA
- a CDS encoding carbohydrate ABC transporter permease, protein MHRAISPSAGDEDARTDGGVVSEDAPAASDPGADSGVVDRIGSEIDRRFGSDFVESSIFWLPPFLLMALFVYGAVIWNLFISLTDYQGFANAPDYSNLDFGMYTRALADSGFIDAAINTLILLIAFTVGTLTIGLILAILIDRGIRFENTFRTIYLLPMSLSFVVTAQFWLWIYNFNNGIANGVIGVFGLGPVSWLGNQAIVLYAVIFALMWQFSGYAMVVYLAGLRAIPDEHYEAAKVDGASTLKMYWRVIIPQLKGATISAAVVLMVFGMKAFDFLYSLVGGYRPPNGADILATKMVREAYANLEWAYGAAIAIVLFGMALAVIGPYLVYEYRRDNL, encoded by the coding sequence TTGCACCGTGCGATCAGCCCGTCCGCAGGCGACGAGGACGCCCGAACCGACGGCGGCGTCGTGAGCGAGGACGCTCCTGCAGCGTCGGATCCGGGAGCGGACTCGGGGGTCGTCGACCGGATCGGAAGCGAGATCGATCGCCGCTTCGGCAGCGACTTCGTCGAGTCGTCGATCTTCTGGCTCCCGCCGTTCCTGCTGATGGCGCTTTTCGTGTACGGCGCGGTCATCTGGAACCTGTTCATCTCGCTCACCGACTACCAGGGATTCGCGAACGCGCCCGACTACTCAAATCTCGACTTCGGGATGTACACTCGCGCGCTCGCGGACTCCGGGTTCATCGACGCCGCGATCAACACGCTCATCCTGCTGATCGCGTTCACCGTGGGAACGCTCACGATCGGCCTCATCCTCGCAATCTTGATAGACAGGGGGATCCGGTTCGAGAACACGTTCCGGACGATCTACCTCCTGCCGATGAGCCTCTCGTTCGTCGTGACCGCACAGTTCTGGCTGTGGATATACAACTTCAACAACGGGATCGCGAACGGCGTCATCGGGGTCTTCGGACTCGGACCGGTGAGCTGGCTCGGCAATCAGGCGATCGTGTTGTACGCCGTCATCTTCGCGTTGATGTGGCAGTTCTCGGGGTACGCGATGGTCGTGTACCTGGCCGGACTCCGCGCGATTCCGGACGAACACTACGAGGCGGCCAAAGTCGACGGCGCGTCGACGCTGAAGATGTACTGGCGAGTGATCATCCCGCAGTTAAAAGGCGCGACCATCAGCGCCGCCGTCGTGCTCATGGTGTTCGGCATGAAGGCCTTCGACTTCCTCTACTCGCTCGTCGGCGGGTATCGGCCGCCGAACGGCGCCGACATCCTCGCGACGAAGATGGTGCGGGAGGCGTACGCGAACCTCGAGTGGGCGTACGGCGCGGCCATCGCCATCGTCCTCTTCGGGATGGCGCTGGCGGTCATCGGCCCGTACCTCGTGTATGAGTACCGGAGGGACAACCTATGA